CTGTTACTTCTCTCAATGAATCTCTAAAGATTGGTGACCTGATCGAAGCACTTTGCATCATCAATTGCCACCCCCTTTTCAGCTAGGTGCCTGATACAGCCCTCAACATCATTCCAGTCAGGTATCTCACTCAGATCCATCCACATGAAAGTGGAGAACTCCTCCATGGGCGCCATCCATCTCTCTAAGTAACCAAGACACGCACTGTACAGGCCCTGTACTTCAGCACTGAAATGGTCACACCTTTGACCAAATCCATTCTTTTGCTTTTGTGCCAGCATGCCCTTGACTTTAAGAGGCATGAAGTTGTTTGTCTTCCGTTCATGAAGCATGGTGTGGACCTTGTCAAGAATTTTTTTAACTTCCACAACTGAATtgttctccctctccatctcctgaaTGTGCGTCTGAAATATACACGAGAGATTGCATTTGCCATAGGTAAATCTCGCTGAACTCATCTTCAAAAAACTTTTGGAGCAGCATGGGTGGTTTTTCCTGAGACAAAAAGAAAGCTTTCAAGGCTGGATACATCTGCAGCAATCTCTCGATACCTGGGAATAATGAAAGCCACCGTGTCTTGCTGTGAGAGAGGAGAGTTCTGTACTCCACATCAGCAAACTCACAGTACTCCTTCAGGTTCTCTGTGCGCACAGTATagatatgaaaatgttgatacattttaaatatgatgtTCTCAATGTCAACATCCAGTGTGTCTGCTCCATGGTGAACACAATTGTTGAGAATGTGTGCTGGACAGCCCACACCAATTAAAGATTTGTTCTGCAAGGACTTTTTTAAGTTGGCAAAAACATTCCTCCCTTCCTCAGGACGCTGGATTCCCCCAAAGTTGGTATTGCAGTTGTCTCCTGTAAATGCAACACATTTCGAAAATATCCCTTTCTTCTCCAGTGTTTCTCGGATGTATTCTGTAATGGTGTCAGCTGATTCATTTGGGGTGCTGCCATCAGTAGACACGCCACAGTACGGGATTTCTTTGAGTGCTTTCAGAGCAACTTCGACAGAATGTTGGGCTATCACGGCATTAACAATGGCTTCTGTCTTGGTGCGAGCACTTGAGATTTTTTGAGCTGTCACCGAATCTGGGAAAATCTTTCTTAGCAAACCAGATGTGCAGTCCATTGATCTGTAGCTGTTGTGATGCTTTATTGTGTGAAAAGCGAGGGTACCCTCTGCAGCCGTAACAGAAGTATCGTTTTACTCACAAAAAAAGTCACTTTACTCGACGAGCTCTCTCCTCTTGCtgcagttttgtgttttgcagagtGTACGTGAGCTTCCATATCGCTGCCACCTTTATTTGCCACTGACACGTAAGTGCCTGCTCTGCATGTCATGCACTCAGCTTCCGAAGCATCACGGCCGAGGCGAAAACttgggtattttttttttagttcatCCGTGAACTTACATTTACGTTTAGGCATGTCTGCAGATGTAATGTGCTGTTGTAAACAGCGCACGGAGTGGAAGCGGCAAGGTGCTCAATGTTGCCAGATTGGAAATGGCAAAGTAACGTTCCAAAGGCTCAAAATAGTCGTATTTGGAGGATAATTATCGTGGCTCTGGCAACCCTGAGATCGGTCGCCCAATGACAGACTCTCTCTACAGTCAGCTCGCACAAGAAGGTGGAACGTAAGGGTGGTACCATTTCCAGAACTTGGAAGGCCGAAATAACTAGTAGGCTATGTGAAAGACCCAGAAACACAAATATGCgacgaggcaaaaaaaaaaaaaaaattaaagattattaatattttttttgcgaCGAGGCAAAATACCGGACGTTTTTGGAATCCCTACCGGACGCATTTTTTAGGTCTCGAAAAGAGGACATGTCCGGGAAAAAGAGGACGTCTGGTCACCCTACTAAACATAAATCACtccaaaagggaggaagaaaaacagattaccaaaaacaacacaaaacgaagctaaactagaaaactttaacaaaccaaaaatcactctcaaggaggaaacagaaaacaacttacgCGGCGTAGCAAAGATCAAGGCAAACACGACTATGGCTGTGGACAAGGGCTTAGGTGCACGAACAAGAACGAAACACTTcggcacaagacaaaggggagatgcagactataagcacatgagggtgaagggaacaggtggaaacaatccggaatcagtgacacatgaggaagggcaagtgacctgaaacgagaggGGAGTTAggatttcaaactaaaacaggaagttacgagACAAAAACCCAAGACAAGACAGACCTCACCACGGTGTGACATAGAGTCGGAGAGATGGGTGGTTAGGAAGCTGTtacctcttcctgtcagtggaggATCTGAAGGTGACTTAATTCCCAAAGACCTCGGGTCAAATCTGTCCCATCTTGGGAGTGAAGAGGGAGTTAACCCTACACTATCGGAGGAGTATGAATCGGAGTAACCAGAACCGCATTGCTTCAAAAACTGATGTGAGGCCAAGCCTTCTAATCTATGTTTTAACAATTCCTCCTTGTGTGAAAATAGATCTGACTCTGCTGAGTGCAGGTCTTCCAAATAGTGCAGAGTTTCTAATTAACAGTCTGAAcctcctggaggagaaaagCATTTTGTGTTCTTAGTGCATTTACCTCCTGTTCCATGGCTGCTTTGTTCTGACAGGCAAGGTTGATTTGCCTGTGGAAATTTAGAATCATACATCTCAACAATGGACCCTTTGTTGCTGTTTGTGAATCACACCTGTCATTAAGTAGagaatttatttctttattacacTCATTGAAATTCAACTTCCTGATGAATTTAGGATAGCCAGGGGTCAGGCTCGGTGCTAGGGAAGAGACAAATTGTTCTACACAGGTGTTCTCCATTGTTGGATCTGAAATTTAAGGATTAGATATAATTTtattaatagaaaaaaaatagtGTGGTAGGCTTTTGGTGTTGCGATGGCAGACACCTTGTAGTGTGGATTCTATCGTACACTAGCCTAACCAAAACTATGGTGTGTAAAACAGTTCACCAAACTTTTAATCACACTAACTGATATGCAGGGCAGTAACAGTTAAGGGTTCTATAAATTCACAGAGCTGGAAGCACACTGCGGCTCTTTCTCATGTTCTCTTATCCAActtagataaagataaagataagataaagtagctttattgtcaatttcttaacatgttcaagacatacaaggaatcgatacaacttttcccactctcccacagggaaacatataaagtgcacatatAAGACTAGACATTTCCTAATAGGTAAACATAcagcataaggttctctaaagtgtaaacgtagtgattaaagtgataaaagtgcaaaaagtacaagagacagtttgttgcagaagTTAACATACAGAATCTTAAAGATTTTTAagtacagcagcataaggttctctaaagtgtaaacgtagtgattaaAGTGCAAAACGTTCCAAAAGTTCAAAAGTACAAAaagtacaagagacagtttgttgcagagtcctgattgtttttaggggggggggggggggatttcagcttcctgtcagaCTGGAGGATATGGCTGaggggagtgaggggagagaatttAGCTTCCTGACAGCTTGGTGTATGAAACTATTCCTGAGTCTGGTGGTGCGGCAACGGAGGCTCCTGTACCATCTTCCAGAGGGTAGGAGGCTTTGGCTGATATGCTAGGCAGTAACAGCCAGGTCCAAGCTCTCTAACATAGGGCTGGTGGCACGCTGTGTCTTAATACAAAAGCATTTAACAGTTACAGGCAATTTCCCAGCTTAACCAGTTAACATTGAAGATGtgatattcaaatgttaaaagaaattattaaaatttCAACGAGGACCATTCAACTAGAATTATTAGCAGCGATAGCAATCGTTTAGGGTAACACTATGGGGACTTAAAAATGGTAGTTCttaataatgaattattaataaaCAATTAATTTATGAGCAAATTAAATTTCACCACAATGCACTTGTTTGTAAATACGGTTGAAACTCTACTCCGGTGGCCGACTAGTGGAATTGAACTCAAACCTTTGGCTTGACTGAAAATTCCAAATTCACTTATTTCTggcttttaaaatattaatattagattataactttagttggttaaagttctggcagggcaccacccttcaaagaagagaaaagatagacaatttattgattaagatcagtctcatttagatctattataattagaaatctcaatattttactattaaagattatataatgaacagggaaGGTTAtagagttcttaacagtgtaacggttggcaaaattcacttatgtaAAATTAATGGAGGAGCAtctgtgaaagaaaacaaatattatgaacataataaagtataaaaacacaaattactaaacaaacgTTCAAACTAAACAatgatgtgtatgtgagtgtgcgtgtgaatgtaaattaggaGTGTTCTTTAAATGGTGGCTTGCAAAAATAGTAACACCTTCCTGTGGGCTTTTAAGATGTCCCCTAAGATAGCAGCCCTCCCCCTAAAGttaatagcccccccccccctgttctgAAGTGGGGGAGGAGATAAGTAGGTGTAGAGATATGCGCGTCTGTGTAAATGTTAAGTCAGAGAAGGAAAGGGTCAGAGAGATCCTGTGACGAACATAACTAACATTTAACTTCCAACTAActtataaatataatatcacacgatatatcaaacttataaacacacacaggatcgaataaacagtcttgcttatctcagtataattattaagcccagattatgttaccagtccttaGAAAGGGAGATCGAGGTTGCTGGAGGTTGCAGGTGGTTAATTGAACATTGCTGGAACATTGTTGTTATGGTGATCAAAGGTCTTACAGTTGCCAGCTCTGCTCCCCAACCTGCAGCCCATTGTTAGTTCCTCATTTCCACAGAACTGGTTCTCTTACCCAGAACAAGAAACTTCTAAGTCAACAGATGAATCAGAGTTCACAGAAGCACGTATACGCAGAGTAATAGAAAGACCTTGAACTCATTTGACCTCATCCATTTACTACTTTGAAGAGTTTACATCTGGTTACCTTTCATTCATTTTACCAGAGGTTTTcacttttcattacttacaGTAGTTACTTAATACAACAAGTTATGTGAAATCAACAATCCATATACCAGAATTATGATTTATATGCTAAACTTGTGAGACGCCGCCCCTCTCCTGCGACACATCGTGCTTCAAGTGGACGGTCACAGATTTAGCTTCACAGAGGACCTGAATTCTTCTTCCACGGCGTGTGAGATTAAAGTTTGTGTGGTTTATGTCCCACACTTACTGTATCAATGTACTGGAACCATAGATACATTATTTCTCACTTTGGGATTGTGGATTGTAAGACTGTATCTTCACATCTGTGGGATCTATGGACAGATTAACTGATACCATGTTATATTACAACACATTAAGTACAATGATGCAATCCTACAATTCTGGAGAACTGGAGCTCCTCTGGGTGTTTCCTTGTCACATGTGCCAACTTGTCTCTTATCAGTTTCCTCAGAGCTCCTGAAGTGGAAGGTCACAGAGCGACAAAGACGTGAATTCAATCTCAACGGCACAGGGACACAATCCCATCTGGGTGAGTTCTACTCAACAAAACTACATTTCTGTGTCTTTTACAGCTCAACCCTTAAGTGAAGCTTTAATCAGCTGATTGATCCTCCGATTAAAATCACCATCAGTGGTTCGTTAACATTTCAGTACAGGAGCGATTAGCATTGTTCTGAAGATAGtcaggttttttgttttgttaatggACAGTGACTCCTAGAGACATTTTAAAGTCATTCGcttaaaataaacagaaacatttatgtGAAGTTAAAGAGACTTGGTTAAAAGTGGAAATCTGAATTCTTCTCAGTGTCTTTCAACTCACACACCAGAGGATTTCACTGCACCTACACATCATATCAAACAATTGTCAACATCACTGTTAGAAACACAGGAGCAGGTATCAGCTGAAAATCAATATACTGAGCAGGAAAATTATTACATtcaagagactgatttatcaaaATTATTTTTAGAAAGCATGAGTCCCACTGTGCTCTGTGATGATTGTGTATTGAAAAATCTCAGCCAATGCAGCCCTCCAGTTTAAATGACCTTCAGAACATCTTGTGTCATTATTGACAGTGAAAGAGTTTTGTGCCAGGTTTTGCTTGTTTATCCCAAACTCACTATTTCTATTCGCCTTCGGGCCAGAGGTCCATGCATATTCATAAATGAGCCTTTTCAGGATTACACCATGAATTACAAGCTGGTGGACAGGACACGGTCACATCACAGCGTCACAGACTATTAGAAATGAATTATTATAACtgttacagagagagagagagagagagagattttggcTTGTCTCCATGTTGAGATTTTAACCAACAATTATGATTTACTTGCTAAACTTGTGAGACGCCGCCCCTCTCCTGCGACACATCGTGCTTCAAGTGGACAGTCACGGATTTAGCTTCACAGAGGACCTGAATTCTTCTTCCACGGCGTGAGAGATTAAAGTTTGTGTGGTTTATGTCCCACACTTACTGTATCAAAGTACTGGAACCATAGATACATTATTTCTCACTTTGGGATTGTGGATTGTAAGACAAGACTGTATCTTCACATCTGTGGGATCTATGGACAGATTAACTGATACCATGTTATATTACAACACATTAAGTACAATGATGCAATCTTACAATTCTGGAGAACTGGAGCTCCTCTGGGTGTTTCCTTGTCACATGTGCCAACTTGTCTCTTATCAGTTTCCTCAGAGCTCCTGAAGTGGAAGGTCACAGAGCGACAAAGACGTGAATTCAATCTTAACGGCACAGGGACACAATCCCATCTGGGTGAGTTCTACTCAACAAAACTACATTTCTGTGTCATTTAAAGCTCAACTCTTAAGTGAAGCTTTAATCAGCTGATTGATCCTCCGATTAAAATCACCATCAGTGGTTCGTTAACATTTCAGTACAGGAGCGATTCACATTGTTCTGAAGATAGtcaggttttttgttttgttaatggACAGTGACTCCTAGAGACATTTTAAAGTCATTcgcttaaaataaaaacaaacatttatgtgAAGTTAAAGAGACTTGGGTAAAGGTTGAAATTGTCAGGCCTGGACTAGAAtgaggactcagatgcagaggattCACATGCCAGCACACTTTATTGAAATCAGTTCCTCTATGCAGAGTGACAAAAGATCGGGCTATGAAAAAACTCACTTAATCTATCCAAAACACTCACTagaaaaaggaggttttaaaacataaatcgctccagAAGGAGGTCAAACAAAAGGCTAGGGCAGGAAATCAAAAGCGCTCCCaaaggaggaaaaccaaactaTGAAAACGGGCCAAAAGAAAAGGCTCACCTAAAAAGGAGGCTCAATAAACTAACTAAAACTCTCTAAACATAAATCACTCCAAAAggtaggaaaaaaaacagattaccaaaacaacacaaaacgaaGCTAAGCtagaaaactttaacaaaccaaaaatcactctcaaggaggaaacaggaaacaactcACGCGGCGTAGCAAAGATCAAGGCAAACACGACTATGGCTGTGGACAAGGGCTTAGGTGCACGAACAAGAACGAAACACTTcggcacaagacaaaggggagacgcagactataagcacatgagggtgaagggaacaggtggaaacaatccagaatcagtgacacatgaggaagggcaagtgacctgaaacgagaggggagttaggatttcaaaataacaCAGGAAGTTATGAGACAGAAACCCcatgacaagacaaccctcaccACGGTGTGACAGAAATCCTAATTCTTCTCAGTGTCTTTCTACTCACGTACTGCACGTACACATCATAGCATATCAGACATTTGTCAACATCACTGTTAGAAACACAGGAGCAGGTATCAGCTGAAAATCAATATACTGAGCAGGAAAATTATTACATtcaagagactgatttatcaaaATTATCCCACTGAGTCCCACTGTCCTCTGTGATGAGATTGAAATCAAGCTCTGGAATCGATTTTCAGAGCGGATGGACATGTTAGTGCACGGCTGCGGTTTTCATTTTCTATATACTTGTGTCACAGGTTAATTATGGACAGAAAGTCGAAAGTCGATTGAGATACATTAGAAATGAGAAATATAAAAGTTACTTTCAAATTGAACTATTAAATTTTCAATACTAATGTAAATGTCAATATTGTGAAGGAGACATTGAATGgctgagattgagagagagatcatTCCGTCTGAGAGACCAGCTGAGACTCGTGTGGCGATCTGATGGGAACCACGCGAGTGTGAGGCAGGGATATGTGAAGTGATCAGATAACTGGGCCCAGTGGTGGGAGCATGTATTGCACACAGAGGCTGCAGCAttgctgggttagggttagggttagggttagggtgagggGATGGGATGAGGGTGTTGGTCCTGTGTCGGTCCATGACACGTTGAAGGAACACAGAGTGATGATGGAGGAGAATCTGAGCAAGTTCCTACAACCTTTCCTCATCAGCAGCCGTTTGTCTTTAACAGGTTGTGTTGGGAGGAACGACTCATAACTTCTTCCATGATCAGCTTCTTTTCCTGTGCTTAATCATTTGCAGCGTGATGGGAGGTCGGACGCAGAGATGGTGGATACTGAGCCTCCTGATCCTTTTCAGCCTCCTCAGCCTCACTCAACCAATCCGTAAGaaaaaagtttaattttgaCAAACCCCGTCTTCTCTCAACAGATCTTCTTCCCCCCCACAGGCTTTTGAGCAGATGTGAACTTCTGTTCACATCTGCTCAAGTGTGTTTtgttcagtgtgttttgttctgTGAATAAACACGAGCACAGGAACTACTTACAACGGATGTTGGGGATGATTAAATGTTGTTTGGACTTTCCAGAGGTGAGAAATGAAGAGTGGGAGGAGCTCGGACCGGACATCGCTGCAATGCAACGTCTGAGGAACCTGCCTGAACACATGTTTCATGAAAGGCTCAAGGATTCTTCACAACAATGGTTGATaagataattgttttaaatattgtgaCACTGTTATggtgttttttaaagatttaatgtGGAATCTTTATTTTGTTGACAGCGACACTGGAGAAAGACCGGACAGAAAGTGGACTGAGAGAATGGACTTGACCTCTTTCAAAGAGCCGAAGTTGGACTCAAACATGAACTACTGTGGAAAGTACTCCACCCTGGAACATGGTGTCTATGTAGCCAGGTGACCAATGCAGCTTGCCTACGAGTTTATTCATTATAATATAAGTAgatttatcattattaaatcAATTTGATAATTTTAATAATTCCAATGAGTACGAGTGTGAAATATTTTCATTCTCGAATGTCCTGAAATCACTTTcctgtccatcgctgcagctcctctttcagccACTGTCCTTAACACTTGGCTTCAggtcctgtctctttaagaccctcctgctgctgtgattggtcaaccacttTCATCACGTGTAGGACTTGCTTGCCTCCATTCTAGCTGTCCTTGTTCTTTTTTACATGACATCACGATAATACAGATATATTAACTGGAGCTTCTGGAGATGAGAAAACAAActgtctcctttaaaaaaaaaattgcatagcTACTATGAGCGAATGGATTATGATAGTTTAGGTAAAAGGTAGAGGATGGATTTTAAATTTAAGTTTTTGATTCAATTTAACCAAATCATAacacacattatctcaaggctaTTCTCAATGTCCCACAAATCACTAcgtgacagctcccaaaagttaGGACAaccatcttgatcgccaccttgtggctggctgAGGTGAAGGTATTTAACCTgcctccgtgttagcagatgggacatgaaccagaTATAAAACTCAAAGCAGACGTTAAATAAAACTtgtcaaagatgtttctgtcatttcagttcTACCTCATTGATGttggttcaagtgtttctgatcagtttgattTCAttcgttatttgatgatatgaaaacatgatgagacgtgatgattgacagctgaggctgactcctGGTTGGTCGATAAACACAAATGAGGTGTTCCTCCTCTTAAATCAGAGACAAATCAACTTTTTACGTGGTCTTAATCTGATTTCATGAGATTATCGCTGAGCCCTATATGGCATGAACATGCTGATCTTCTTTCAGGGCGGATATTGACGGAAACCCAATGAGTTTGCTGGATGGTCTTCAGGACTGTGAGAATGTCACCGCCTGCATCATTCAAAGGAAACAGGTTGGTGGATTTTTACAAGAAAGTGGGAAGCAGCGCAGACTTTAAAAGAACTGAAATCAATCTGTctgttaaaagaaaataaatctattATTAAAAGACTTGATTGATCAAATTACTTGGAATGAGATCCCACATCTTTCACGCTTATGTGGGATGTAGTGATCAGTTTAAAGGgatagtccccccccccccatcttcatAGATGTGATTAGGCGATGAGGGGATTTAATTTCTAGTTGAAATATCCCTTTAAAACTTGCATCGACATTCATGATGTACGTGATCGATATCAGACTCTCTAACTCTATTCTGATCTAACtactttctgtcttttcattcATTATCGCTTGTTTGACTCATTTTCTAGGACTTTGAAACCTTCTTGGACGGTTTTGAGGAACAGAAGATACAAGATCGGCTGCTCAGTGCATCTGAGATCTCACACAGCTACAGTCAAAAACTTCTGGTCATGACAGACAAAGACAAGTCAACAGAAGACAGAGTCCAACAGGAATACAGCCTGGATCCTCATTACTCAGTAATAGTCAGCAAGGACTGTCTGTACAATGAGTCCTGTTGCCCTGAAGCAGACGGCTACACTGTAGTGCAAATATTTGGAAGTGTTTCAGAAGATGGACAAAGTGTATCTGGGCTTTCTGGCTCATCTCTTGCGGAGCTGATGTTCAAACCATCACTGACAGGTACTCCAGTGTTCTCCCTTAATGGAAGCACGTCCACACACTTCCAGCAAAACTTCATGCGCTTTTTTCAGATCCGTGGAATCAAAGCAGTCTTAGAAACCAACCAGGAGAATCACCAGCTTTACCAGGTTATGGATCAACCCGGCTCCATTTCCAGCTACACAATTCCACAAAGACCAGTTGATCACACCATACAGTACGACCACCAGCAGATCATCATTATGGAATCTGACCCTGTGGTTAGAAAAGCTGCAACTTTTCTTTATGAGAAGCATCCAGAGGTGAGCTCCGTCTACATTCTTGATGAAAACCAAAGACCCAAACTGATCCATGGGGCCTCTGTGCCTCTGTCAGAGGACAGCAGACTGGTGCTGGTCGGTCATGGGGCGAAAGACGATTCAGGAGAGATGAGATTGTCTGGGTACGGAGCCCAAGATGTGGCCAAAGTTATTCAGAGGACCTCCAGAGTCAGTGATACCATCAAAACCACAAGTGTGGTAGCTTGTGAGGTCGGATCCGACAAAGACTTCATCCAAACCCTGCTGACAGAGCTTCGTAAGAGCAGCATTGAGACAGAGCTGCACCTGAGGAATGCTGTGATCCAGGTTCAGCACACAGGACAGAAAATTACTCAAGAAATCTCTCCAGACGGAGTGAAGTGGAGTCACAAAGACGACAGCAAGAAGGTGGTGGCAAACCTTGATAGAAACGGAGACGCCATTATTAGAAAGGAGCCTGGCAGCAAAGGAGAGGCAGTGTTTACCGATGAAAGGAACTTTCTGATGGACAAGAGTCAATCAAAGTCGGTTTTGAGCTACAGAGACAAGTGGCCAAATGAGCCGAGGAGATTTATTCCCCAGGATGAAGTTTTTAAGACGTTAAGTGATGGCTTATATGAGGTTGAGGCTCTGACTTGGGGATTATTTCATTCTGATCAGCCCCTTCCAGAAAAGGTAAATTTCCAAAACTTGCCACAGTTAGATGAGCATTTTTTTATTGGGAAAAAATtcaaagataataataataaggagaAAATAGTTAGGATAACGGACGAGAAAGAACTAACGAGCATTCTTTCCAAGTGTTATGAGATTAAATCAGGCGAAGATGTAAGAAACATCATCCGTCACTATGCAAAGAAGGGAGAAAATGAGGGCACATACCTGATGATCAATGACTGGATCTTAGAAATTAATCCTGAAAATCTGTACGTTCATCCAGTTGGAAAAAAGCTTGACAACAATCAAATGGGAAATCCGGACAGAATTAATGAAGTTAAGGATTGTGTTACTGAACAGATCGGCAAAGAAAGATACAacgaaatgaattgattaaatgAAAAGATTACTCCAAAGACAATGAAACAGACATGGTCTTAATAGAAGCAGATCTAAAGACTTGTAGAGTCACAGTACGAGGGGATGATGTTGTTCTGACAGCTTCACATGCGACTACAGACATTAAAGTGACTTTAAGGAACTGGTTCCGATCACCGAACGACAGACACTTGTTCTTCATCACCAACGACATgatctctttctcactctcagCTCACAAGGATgactgtgctcacacatccaCCAGCTGCATAAAAAGCTTCAGTATTGATTACAGCAGGTCCACGTATCCTCTGCGGGTGAACCTTGAGGAGTCTGAGGCGTATGACAATGTGACAGAGGTCCGTGGGTCAGAATTTTCTGATGTGATCAGAGGGAACAAAGAGCACAACGTATTCCTCCCAGGAGAAGGTAATGATTACCTTGAGGGTAAAGGAGGTGAGGACTGGTACGTTATCACACCAGGCCATGGAACTAAATACATCAGCAACTTCTCACCAGATCTAGTCATGGACATTCTCTTCATTAAAGACCATTATCGGAATATAACTTGCACTTGTTATGCACCCAACATCATCATCTCTGTGTCTGGAagagaaa
This genomic window from Pleuronectes platessa chromosome 15, fPlePla1.1, whole genome shotgun sequence contains:
- the LOC128457330 gene encoding uncharacterized protein LOC128457330, producing the protein MGGRTQRWWILSLLILFSLLSLTQPIQVRNEEWEELGPDIAAMQRLRNLPEHMFHERLKDSSQQCDTGERPDRKWTERMDLTSFKEPKLDSNMNYCGKYSTLEHGVYVARADIDGNPMSLLDGLQDCENVTACIIQRKQDFETFLDGFEEQKIQDRLLSASEISHSYSQKLLVMTDKDKSTEDRVQQEYSLDPHYSVIVSKDCLYNESCCPEADGYTVVQIFGSVSEDGQSVSGLSGSSLAELMFKPSLTGTPVFSLNGSTSTHFQQNFMRFFQIRGIKAVLETNQENHQLYQVMDQPGSISSYTIPQRPVDHTIQYDHQQIIIMESDPVVRKAATFLYEKHPEVSSVYILDENQRPKLIHGASVPLSEDSRLVLVGHGAKDDSGEMRLSGYGAQDVAKVIQRTSRVSDTIKTTSVVACEVGSDKDFIQTLLTELRKSSIETELHLRNAVIQVQHTGQKITQEISPDGVKWSHKDDSKKVVANLDRNGDAIIRKEPGSKGEAVFTDERNFLMDKSQSKSVLSYRDKWPNEPRRFIPQDEVFKTLSDGLYEVEALTWGLFHSDQPLPEKVNFQNLPQLDEHFFIGKKFKDNNNKEKIVRITDEKELTSILSKCYEIKSGEDVRNIIRHYAKKGENEGTYLMINDWILEINPENLYVHPVGKKLDNNQMGNPDRINEVKDCVTEQIGKERYNEMN